Proteins encoded in a region of the Actinomycetes bacterium genome:
- a CDS encoding YkgJ family cysteine cluster protein, protein MPCDGCTACCTSSQFVHVAPDETDTLAHVPAALLFPAPGLPEGHALLGYDKHGHCPMLVDNRCTIYEHRPRACRTYDCRVFPAAGIEVDDGDKALIAQQARRWRFSYEDETGRVRHAAVRAAAAYLAEHPEVVPGGVSSATQRAVLAVEVHAAFLSPGKDETERVCVTEPEPDAVRDVLAGRAINP, encoded by the coding sequence GTGCCCTGCGACGGGTGCACCGCCTGCTGCACCTCCTCGCAGTTCGTCCATGTCGCACCGGACGAGACCGACACGCTGGCCCACGTCCCGGCCGCGCTGCTGTTCCCGGCGCCCGGGCTGCCCGAGGGCCACGCCCTGCTCGGCTACGACAAGCATGGGCACTGCCCGATGCTGGTCGACAACCGATGCACGATCTACGAGCACCGGCCCCGCGCCTGCCGCACGTACGACTGCCGGGTCTTTCCCGCAGCGGGGATCGAGGTGGACGACGGGGACAAGGCACTCATCGCCCAGCAGGCCCGGCGCTGGCGGTTCAGCTACGAGGACGAGACCGGCCGGGTCCGGCACGCGGCGGTGCGCGCAGCCGCGGCCTACCTGGCCGAGCACCCCGAGGTGGTTCCCGGCGGCGTTTCGAGCGCGACGCAGCGTGCGGTCCTCGCTGTGGAGGTGCACGCGGCCTTCTTGAGCCCCGGCAAGGACGAGACCGAGCGGGTCTGTGTGACCGAGCCGGAACCTGACGCAGTACGGGACGTGCTCGCGGGGCGGGCCATCAACCCGTAG